ATGGCatgacaaattaaaactttatttagaaACATTACCATTAGATTTAAAACTATCGTTCCATCAGTCTTTGATTGCAGATCAGcctttaatatttcttattcgCACCGTAGGAGGAAAAGGAGCCAAGGATCCAGATCCTTTACTTAATATAGATAACCGGGCTGGAGCCTCTGTCGATTTACTACCTTTGCTTTTGGGTGAAGAAAAAGTTTTAGTTAAAGTAcctttgataaatataatatcaggACTGAACACAGACTGTGTTATAAACGTATTTGCTAAAATATCAGGAGAagtgaaaaatacaaaaactcCTCTAATTATTTCAATGATATCAGCTCACTGTCTTCCATCCGCTAGAGAAGGGACGGTTTATTTGAGTGCAATAGCTTTAAATGGCATTGATGATCATATATCTGCTAGTTTCGGCATGTCACTTAGCAATCATAATGCATCGAAAATTGTTTGGGCTTCTGCAAGCAATGGTGGCTTGGTAGCTAATACAGCTTTTAATATTCCGTCTGATGATATATACATACCAGAAGACATGAAGCCAAATAATACCGATGCTTGTAACTGTGTTTATTGGAATTCCATGAAACGTTTTCTTATTGATCTCCAAAAGTTGCGTGAACGATTACACActccatttttatttgaaatagctGGTGTACCTAAAGTTGGAAAAATTGATGTGAGAGGGCGGTATATGGCATTTGTAGACTTAGGAGTGTTGTTAGAACCCGGACAGATTGGAGTTACTGTTTGTGCAAGGTTATTGTATTATAACGAGGCAAGTTTACCTGACGGTGTAGGTGGTTTATTAGAATTGCCACCAACTAGTGCTAAGATAAGTGCACGTGACACAGATTTAATTACAGATGAGTATGGACATGAGTCATACGTTTTAATTagatttgatttatttgatCCAGTTAATGCCAAGgcaaaaataacaacattattTGAAGTTATAGGTTTTCCACCACCTAAAGGTTCTCCCATACCTGTTAGTGAATTTCGCTCAGAGGTTATTCCTGAAGATTCTGTGATTGATGCACGTCTGATAAGAAAGGAAGGTGGGGCATTAAATGTGCATAAAGAATTAAACACTTTAACTTGTAAAGGTACAGTACAAATGAATCAAACTATAAAGAGAACAGCGGCTAATCGACTTTTAATTCGAGTAAGATCTGTGCTTAAGCAGTTTTCACCTGGAAAATGTTCAAACCTCGAATTTCAAGATATAATTACAGCTCAACATGCTGCTAGTCGTCGTGCTGTTACTTCTTCATTTGCTCCACAATTACCGCCACCAGTTCCATCTTCACGCATTGCATCTGCTAGAAGTCGGCTAGCAGGAGACAAAAGAATAGCTAATGAACatatcgataaaaatttgaaGGCTGCACCAAATCATCCACGACCTTTACTTTCAAAAGCTTTGCGTTGTTTGGAAGAGAGTAATGAAATGGAAGCTCGTAATTATTTATTGGAGGCTATAAGTGCTCAAAGCAGAAATAGATATTTACTATGGATTTTTGGAGGAACATCGTACAGAGATGAGTATGGTGAAATTTCTGCAGCATCTTTTAAATTAGCTGTAAAAGGAGATCCATCAGATGGTACTAAAGGAGCGATCGGTTGGGCAGCTTTGCATTCTCTATACCATTATCACAAAAATAGTTGCACAGCATTCGTTGCAGCTCGCAAAATGCGTAAATCGTGCGAACTACCAATAGAATGGAAAAAGTTTTTCAAGCGATGGGTAGAAACAAGCGGTGAAGAAGAAACTTTCTGGATTCCTAGCATTGTAGATTCAAATAATCCAATGTTAATAGCTTCTGCTTTTTTTCTCTGCCTAAGATGTTATAGTTTTAGTGAAAGACTTCTTACATGTATTGAAAATGGTTGTGTAACACGTGGGTCacgtttttctttaaaaacaaaagttacTGTTGACATATTTTATCTGCGAGCAGCTTCACTTATTCTACAAGGGAAATTGGATAAAGCCTTAGAATTTACTGAATTAGGGATTAAAAAATTCGGCCCTTCAGCTATGATGTCTCAAATGCACGCGACTTGCTTAACTTGCTTACGTGGTTGGGACGGAGATTGTGAGAACGCGTTCAACGAAACGGACCGTGCAGGTGCTGAGCCCTCTCCTTGGTTGCTCTTACAAGCGGCTATTGGCGGTCTAAAGAATAATCCGCTGTCAGCGCTACAACGTGCTGCACGCGCTCATAAAGTTGCTCCATCGGCTCATTCCGCACTCATAATTAGTCGTGTGTATGCTACACTAGGCGAAGAAAGTTTAGCTGAACGATGGGCTGCGGCTGCTGTAAAGTTAGAACCGTTGCTAGCTGATGCATGGGCATTTTTGGCTATTATAGCGTTGTATGATAGAAATATAGACAAAGCAAGGACAATGCTTCGTACTGCGAAACAAGCTGGTCCAGTTAGTCTAGATATAGAAGAGgagttaaaaaaagttatgaaaattgtTCGTGTTAATTGGCCACCAGATTTAATAGTAAACGATATATGTTTTTGTGAATATTACTAACGGTAGTTTACGAGTAATGGtagtgataatatttaaaataaaagctgtAGAAAGGATGTAATTATGTTTTCTATTGTCGATGTCTATTACAATAAACGAAGTAATATTAATCAGTATGTTAAGTGGTTAAACGTCTTCAATTACCGGATAAACTAATTAAATGATCTCACTTCGTAGGTTTATGcctttttgtatatttctttgttcactaacattctttttttacttttacgcATAAATTGATGTTTGATAACTTACACGCAATACATCAATACCTATATACAAttacctttattttttattaagtgaaattaaaatttgtttaaactgACAGTGTTTTAATGCAGATACACTTACAATTAGAAGTTTGTGTAtgcttttgtttatttgtttgtgtttataAGCTGATTTTaagtgaataatattttaattattagaataattatCAGTGACGAAGAATCAAAGAAATGTGTTGTTTATAACAAACAAAGTGTGAACTTACCGCACAAAAACAAATCAACAAAACTGTTCTACATTTTACAGtaagtatgaaaaatagttttGATATAGGTAgtaaatttttctaaaaaatctTAACGATTTTAAAATCTGATCGATTGCCTGATGATTTAAATCGATGTTAGTAACTATAAAAaagactaaaaattaaaaaaatgtgtcaaAAGCTCGCGCTCTacctttttaaatacatataaatatatggaataatatttcctattattaaataaactaatatgAATGCAGGTGTCCATAATGCTCAGGAAGAAAcgagttataaatataaaagtgtcACTAGCTAATAATACATCTTCAGGCCAGTCTATCGCTTCTGTCGCCTGCTAAACTGGGTTAAATTGCGACATACATAAGCTATGAGGAATATATAGTTATCAATACGATAAGCTGATAAGGTGCAGCACATATCAATACGGGAAAGTGAAACATTTTCTCGGAAACATTTTACTATGACTccattactttaaatattatttcagtaaATTAGCGAAGATACACCATTAGATAATTACTGTCGATTTAATTCCGTACGTCGGTGTGTCGTTGCACCGCCAGTCGTGAGTTACGCTAGCTGAGCGACATACAAACATTCCCTGAGGTGGAACAACCGCGGCCGCTTTGTTTTGGCTTTCGACCGAGATCTCGGACATGTGAACACTGAACACGAAACACAATGGCTCTGTCATCGAATTGCTGGAAATATCTTGTACTGACCTTCAATGTTTTGTTCGCTGTaagtcttttttatatattttttaataaaaagtcttCTTACGATTCCTGTTACGCTGATTCAGCGTCATTGTGTTGTCATAACAACTCGAGGGGaaacttgaaatattttttcgcTCTTGtgcattttttatcaataaatacagTAAGAAAGAGGCACGCAGCGTAAAATaaattgtgaaataaatttttaacaagtcttaataaaagttttgtcttgatttttaaagataatacgACTAAATAGTATTGTACGTTTTTCCAACGATTTCCCTTTAATAATGGCGCTAGTTGTACTGACAATAAGTGCAAAACATACCATGCAAGTGTTATAGAAAATGATTTCAAGTTTTCATTTTAGGTACTATGTCGTGTAAAAAACTTTTATCGTCTGTCGACAGATGTCAGCAGTGGTACTTTTTGGTGTTAGTGGGTTCCTCCTGTACCGGCTTTTCGTTTACCGCCACTTCATTGGAGTCAGTGTTCAATACCCAGTAATATTACTGTTGATGATAGCCATCATCACGTGTTCTATAGCCTGGATAGGTTGGAGAACAGCTAAATCTATGCATCAAATTCACGTTATACTGGTAACtttttacattgtttattactcatattatttaaaaaaattaaagtacattaaaataaacttattattttaaaagcataCAATCAATCTAAcatttacttgttttttatagTCAATGGTAAAATTGTGACGCCAACGTCATCTATTAATAAATTACCTAAACTGTAAGTTACaacttatttcataaaaaaataaaatgttattcttACAGGCCGGTATTCTGATAACTGTTGTGGTGATAATTGAATTCTCTTGCTTCGTGTGGGCAATGGTGGTATGGGATAACATCGAAATAGACATAAAGACGACCATGACCTCATATTTCATGTTAACTGGtgaaaacaaagaaacaaattcAGACTCCGTGAGATGGGACAGATTGCATGTTAaggtacaattatttattgcattgttttatttaacattgaAACGCTTTATTACCTACTAAAACTTTAGGAATCtattatttaacataacataacataacaatacactttattgtacaccaaaacagaaataatacatattatgaacttatacagattatttattattgttctgCAGTTAAAATATACATGCCATAAATTTCCTACAGCAATTGCTTTATCTTTCACTTcgtatttattaagaattaaaatttcgttttataatATTCCTATCAGCGTATATTGATTACCTTATATGGTAAATAAAGATCACGCTTGATCACGtgtcattttttatatgtaaaagaaTATTAGTGAAGAACATTGTAGGCTTGTTAAATGAGTGTGTATCGTTTTCATAACATTTGCGGATGTAAATATGTAGTGGAACAGTGTAATAAACAAACAGAGACAGTAAATAGGTACATTGAATACATTactaatttctaaaaaaattgtacgttttattttcatgtttctacttaatagaagaaaaaaaacaagtaaaataattataattatcgtGCATTACTTACGTTTCTAAATCTCAATATTTTGTCTTAGGTTTATGTTTATAATAGtaactagaaaataaattactatttcaGCGAAGTCTTGACGAAAATAAGAAAACTTTTAATGAATAAACCAATTAAAACTATCTCACTAAAACTTTAGCGTACTGTAATTAGAAAGTTAGGAAATTGTAAGTAcgactttcataataaaataacagtttatggtaaagctttagattaggtaaaaccgaatttcgggaccgtggggggttGAGGgaggagagggtggggaacgctacccctggtaccactgtcacacctcagaaccccatggttatggagatatccatggttaaagttttgaggttagaagaagaatttcgaaagttagaggaacgcttggctccggcgctgcgggaagtgcagctcTTCCGcacttgcgtgcgaaagcacgctcactcatgctccgttcagCCG
Above is a genomic segment from Melitaea cinxia chromosome 5, ilMelCinx1.1, whole genome shotgun sequence containing:
- the LOC123653880 gene encoding uncharacterized protein LOC123653880; translation: MPIKETKKVQKTTISEKSSTFGEYEDEFEPPCSISLSVLLEGETFGPGDWTFLIIFNGQILNETKWHDKLKLYLETLPLDLKLSFHQSLIADQPLIFLIRTVGGKGAKDPDPLLNIDNRAGASVDLLPLLLGEEKVLVKVPLINIISGLNTDCVINVFAKISGEVKNTKTPLIISMISAHCLPSAREGTVYLSAIALNGIDDHISASFGMSLSNHNASKIVWASASNGGLVANTAFNIPSDDIYIPEDMKPNNTDACNCVYWNSMKRFLIDLQKLRERLHTPFLFEIAGVPKVGKIDVRGRYMAFVDLGVLLEPGQIGVTVCARLLYYNEASLPDGVGGLLELPPTSAKISARDTDLITDEYGHESYVLIRFDLFDPVNAKAKITTLFEVIGFPPPKGSPIPVSEFRSEVIPEDSVIDARLIRKEGGALNVHKELNTLTCKGTVQMNQTIKRTAANRLLIRVRSVLKQFSPGKCSNLEFQDIITAQHAASRRAVTSSFAPQLPPPVPSSRIASARSRLAGDKRIANEHIDKNLKAAPNHPRPLLSKALRCLEESNEMEARNYLLEAISAQSRNRYLLWIFGGTSYRDEYGEISAASFKLAVKGDPSDGTKGAIGWAALHSLYHYHKNSCTAFVAARKMRKSCELPIEWKKFFKRWVETSGEEETFWIPSIVDSNNPMLIASAFFLCLRCYSFSERLLTCIENGCVTRGSRFSLKTKVTVDIFYLRAASLILQGKLDKALEFTELGIKKFGPSAMMSQMHATCLTCLRGWDGDCENAFNETDRAGAEPSPWLLLQAAIGGLKNNPLSALQRAARAHKVAPSAHSALIISRVYATLGEESLAERWAAAAVKLEPLLADAWAFLAIIALYDRNIDKARTMLRTAKQAGPVSLDIEEELKKVMKIVRVNWPPDLIVNDICFCEYY
- the LOC123654080 gene encoding 23 kDa integral membrane protein-like; this encodes MALSSNCWKYLVLTFNVLFAMSAVVLFGVSGFLLYRLFVYRHFIGVSVQYPVILLLMIAIITCSIAWIGWRTAKSMHQIHVILAGILITVVVIIEFSCFVWAMVVWDNIEIDIKTTMTSYFMLTGENKETNSDSVRWDRLHVKFECCGVSGPNDYSSTGHVPFSCCGQGPLDSIQKPYTSDCSKLYQRGCGNLLHDYAKSQLLMVALTALIASMLQSTGIFCTFFLAQAIKEKRRASVRHSTILREAPFSAPDDSLLAPTAPAPTLPKY